A DNA window from Zingiber officinale cultivar Zhangliang chromosome 3A, Zo_v1.1, whole genome shotgun sequence contains the following coding sequences:
- the LOC122051955 gene encoding O-fucosyltransferase 9-like isoform X1, translating to MAGRIRLGGGASSPMPERRGKGGDGVSRSVWRLVHWAAVATFRRRGALLVVPLLYLALTLVFLGRWEWDLKPPMPVRIGVAVLRRRVPPPGSVYRSPQVFQKLWPYMQADLNHSIPLTAAWRHKATQKWKPCFRKSLSQAELPPSNGFLIIEANGGLNQQRLSISDAVAVAGLLNATLVIPMFHFNSVWRDSSKFEDIFDEEYFTEILKDHVRVVKELPPDILDRFDNNISNILNMRSRALQSKTYYLEKVLPKLIEFGAIRIAPFSNRLAHSVPPSIQGLRCLTNFEALRFSQPIRALADKMVDRMVTNSSKNGGKYISVHLRFEQDMVAFSCCTYDGGQLEKDEMNKARERGWRGKFNRPGRVISPEANRRNGRCPLTPLEVGMMLRGMGFDNNTFVYVASGKIYNTEKYMAPLHQLFPLLETKDTLASTYELAPFKGHSSRLAALDYSICAHSEVFVTTQGGNFPHFLMGHRRYFNGHSKTINPDKRKLVLSFDNPFIRWDRFKRNMQEVLHHSDVKGISLRKPDASLYTFPMPDCLCQQAET from the exons ATGGCCGGGCGGATCCGTCTCGGCGGCGGAGCGTCATCTCCGATGCCAGAGAGGCGAGGGAAGGGCGGTGATGGAGTGTCGCGGAGCGTCTGGAGGCTAGTGCACTGGGCGGCGGTGGCGACCTTCCGGCGGAGGGGGGCGCTTCTGGTGGTTCCGCTCCTCTACCTAGCCCTAACGCTGGTGTTCTTAGGGAGGTGGGAGTGGGACCTCAAGCCGCCCATGCCGGTCCGAATCGGTGTCGCCGTCCTTAGGAGGAGGGTGCCACCGCCAGGGTCAGTGTACCGCAGTCCGCAGGTGTTTCAGAAGCTGTGGCCTTACATGCAGGCCGATCTAAACCACTCCATTCCG TTGACAGCAGCATGGCGCCACAAAGCAACTCAAAAATGGAAACCTTGCTTTAGGAAGAGTCTGTCACAAGCAG AGTTGCCCCCTTCAAATGGTTTTCTCATAATTGAAGCAAATGGTGGTTTGAATCAGCAACGTCTATCT ATATCTGATGCAGTGGCAGTGGCAGGCTTGCTAAATGCCACACTTGTAATACCAATGTTTCATTTCAACAGTGTTTGGCGTGATTCTAG CAAGTTTGAGGATATATTTGATGAAGAGTACTTCACTGAGATCCTGAAAGATCATGTAAGAGTGGTAAAAGAGCTTCCTCCAGATATATTGGATCGATTTGACAACAACATTAGCAATATTTTAAATATGAGAAGTAGGGCTCTGCAATCAAAGACCTATTATCTAGAGAAGGTTCTGCCAAAACTGATAGAATTTGG AGCCATACGAATTGCACCCTTCTCTAATAGATTGGCTCATTCCGTTCCACCCAGTATCCAAGGATTGAGATGTTTGACCAATTTTGAAGCACTGCGCTTTTCTCAACCAATAAGGGCGCTTGCAGACAAAATGGTAGACAGAATGGTAACAAACAGTTCAAAAAATGGTGGGAAATACATCTCAGTGCATCTTCGGTTTGAACAG GATATGGTAGCTTTTTCATGCTGTACTTATGATGGTGGCCAACTAGAGAAAGATGAAATGAATAAAGCTCGTGAAAGAGGTTGGAGAGGGAAATTCAATAGGCCTGGTCGAGTTATTAGCCCAGAAGCTAACAGAAGGAATGGGAGATGCCCCTTAACACCACTAGAG GTTGGAATGATGCTTCGAGGCATGGGATTTGATAACAATACGTTTGTCTACGTTGCCTCTGGAAAGATATATAATACAGAAAAATATATGGCTCCTCTCCATCAGCTATTTCCTCTCTTAGAGACCAAGGATACCCTGGCTTCAACATATGAACTTGCACCTTTCAAG GGACACTCATCACGGTTGGCAGCACTTGATTATAGTATCTGTGCTCACAGTGAAGTTTTTGTAACAACTCAAGGAGGAAATTTCCCTCACTTTTTGATGGGACACAGGCGCTATTTTAATGGACACTCAAAAACAATAAATCCCGACAAGAGAAAGTTGGTGTTATCATTTGACAACCCTTTTATTAG ATGGGATAGGTTCAAACGTAATATGCAGGAAGTTCTGCATCACAGTGACGTAAAGGGCATCAGTTTGAGAAAACCAGATGCATCCTTGTACACTTTTCCGATGCCGGATTGCTTGTGTCAGCAAGCAGAAACGTGA
- the LOC122051955 gene encoding O-fucosyltransferase 9-like isoform X2: MAGRIRLGGGASSPMPERRGKGGDGVSRSVWRLVHWAAVATFRRRGALLVVPLLYLALTLVFLGRWEWDLKPPMPVRIGVAVLRRRVPPPGSVYRSPQVFQKLWPYMQADLNHSIPLTAAWRHKATQKWKPCFRKSLSQAELPPSNGFLIIEANGGLNQQRLSISDAVAVAGLLNATLVIPMFHFNSVWRDSSKFEDIFDEEYFTEILKDHVRVVKELPPDILDRFDNNISNILNMRSRALQSKTYYLEKVLPKLIEFGAIRIAPFSNRLAHSVPPSIQGLRCLTNFEALRFSQPIRALADKMVDRMVTNSSKNGGKYISVHLRFEQDMVAFSCCTYDGGQLEKDEMNKARERGWRGKFNRPGRVISPEANRRNGRCPLTPLEVGMMLRGMGFDNNTFVYVASGKIYNTEKYMAPLHQLFPLLETKDTLASTYELAPFKGHSSRLAALDYSICAHSEVFVTTQGGNFPHFLMGHRRYFNGHSKTINPDKRKLVLSFDNPFIS, from the exons ATGGCCGGGCGGATCCGTCTCGGCGGCGGAGCGTCATCTCCGATGCCAGAGAGGCGAGGGAAGGGCGGTGATGGAGTGTCGCGGAGCGTCTGGAGGCTAGTGCACTGGGCGGCGGTGGCGACCTTCCGGCGGAGGGGGGCGCTTCTGGTGGTTCCGCTCCTCTACCTAGCCCTAACGCTGGTGTTCTTAGGGAGGTGGGAGTGGGACCTCAAGCCGCCCATGCCGGTCCGAATCGGTGTCGCCGTCCTTAGGAGGAGGGTGCCACCGCCAGGGTCAGTGTACCGCAGTCCGCAGGTGTTTCAGAAGCTGTGGCCTTACATGCAGGCCGATCTAAACCACTCCATTCCG TTGACAGCAGCATGGCGCCACAAAGCAACTCAAAAATGGAAACCTTGCTTTAGGAAGAGTCTGTCACAAGCAG AGTTGCCCCCTTCAAATGGTTTTCTCATAATTGAAGCAAATGGTGGTTTGAATCAGCAACGTCTATCT ATATCTGATGCAGTGGCAGTGGCAGGCTTGCTAAATGCCACACTTGTAATACCAATGTTTCATTTCAACAGTGTTTGGCGTGATTCTAG CAAGTTTGAGGATATATTTGATGAAGAGTACTTCACTGAGATCCTGAAAGATCATGTAAGAGTGGTAAAAGAGCTTCCTCCAGATATATTGGATCGATTTGACAACAACATTAGCAATATTTTAAATATGAGAAGTAGGGCTCTGCAATCAAAGACCTATTATCTAGAGAAGGTTCTGCCAAAACTGATAGAATTTGG AGCCATACGAATTGCACCCTTCTCTAATAGATTGGCTCATTCCGTTCCACCCAGTATCCAAGGATTGAGATGTTTGACCAATTTTGAAGCACTGCGCTTTTCTCAACCAATAAGGGCGCTTGCAGACAAAATGGTAGACAGAATGGTAACAAACAGTTCAAAAAATGGTGGGAAATACATCTCAGTGCATCTTCGGTTTGAACAG GATATGGTAGCTTTTTCATGCTGTACTTATGATGGTGGCCAACTAGAGAAAGATGAAATGAATAAAGCTCGTGAAAGAGGTTGGAGAGGGAAATTCAATAGGCCTGGTCGAGTTATTAGCCCAGAAGCTAACAGAAGGAATGGGAGATGCCCCTTAACACCACTAGAG GTTGGAATGATGCTTCGAGGCATGGGATTTGATAACAATACGTTTGTCTACGTTGCCTCTGGAAAGATATATAATACAGAAAAATATATGGCTCCTCTCCATCAGCTATTTCCTCTCTTAGAGACCAAGGATACCCTGGCTTCAACATATGAACTTGCACCTTTCAAG GGACACTCATCACGGTTGGCAGCACTTGATTATAGTATCTGTGCTCACAGTGAAGTTTTTGTAACAACTCAAGGAGGAAATTTCCCTCACTTTTTGATGGGACACAGGCGCTATTTTAATGGACACTCAAAAACAATAAATCCCGACAAGAGAAAGTTGGTGTTATCATTTGACAACCCTTTTATTAG CTAA